The following proteins are encoded in a genomic region of Chryseobacterium cucumeris:
- a CDS encoding TonB-dependent siderophore receptor: MKKTIISAALLAVTMLSAQQTDTIKVAEIQSVSLQGTHNYRTKKSESIARLPLENLENPTVYNLVPKEIISEMGAMDFNTAMASAPGVVVSNSVNDSGNDIFMRGFSSNASFRNGLTQNPRVQSEIANIERVEVIKGPSGTLFGGTLANYGGVVNIVTKKPQENFGGIINYTTGSWGMNRITADVNTPLNKEKTALARFNVAAYSQDSFQDAGYNKGLFFSGSVLYKVSDKTTVTLDTEFHAPDKTLNAYVRNSEKLTLHSMKDLEVAYKRAFTSNDIGSKRTNFVTMAEVTHKFNDQWTSRTSYQRGEANESESIFLVLRYLNNNQVERMIRPFDSFKVTTDNIQQNFTGDFKIAGLRNRLVVGIDYFQQTTKYQFPYYEANGYSNVFMPYDKVNLDSSSAWDPISRNKFMNKERKSTESDITRFRTISGYISNVLNITDNLLVMASLRVDSYKNDDMVVNGVEISTKNGYPENKVSGYSQTQFSPKFGLVYEIVKDQISFFANYVNGFKNYAPSLNEVGILTKWDPEQGNQIETGFKVDLFHKKLLTTVSYYNINVKNRLVADPGGIGSIQDGNIKSQGLEIGIIANPFKGWNIVAGYGYNDNKYDDRSKDSGKRIAWTPKHVANLWTSYKIMDGAYEGLGFGAGFNFVDQTYINITNHFLAPSYTTVGATVFYDRKKYRIGLKMNNALNEKYWNFYGQPQKPREILANFAFKF; the protein is encoded by the coding sequence ATGAAAAAAACTATTATTTCTGCAGCTCTATTAGCCGTAACGATGCTGAGTGCCCAGCAAACAGATACCATTAAAGTGGCTGAAATTCAATCCGTATCGCTCCAGGGAACTCACAATTACAGAACAAAAAAATCTGAATCTATCGCAAGGCTTCCTCTGGAAAATCTTGAAAACCCTACTGTTTATAATCTTGTTCCCAAAGAAATCATCAGTGAAATGGGAGCCATGGATTTCAACACAGCGATGGCTTCTGCTCCAGGAGTGGTCGTAAGCAATAGTGTAAACGACAGTGGAAATGATATTTTTATGAGAGGTTTCAGTTCCAATGCCAGTTTCAGAAACGGACTGACTCAAAACCCAAGAGTGCAGTCTGAGATCGCTAATATCGAGAGAGTAGAAGTAATAAAAGGTCCATCCGGAACTTTATTCGGAGGAACATTAGCCAATTATGGCGGTGTGGTGAATATCGTTACGAAAAAACCACAGGAAAATTTCGGAGGAATTATCAATTATACCACCGGAAGCTGGGGAATGAACAGAATCACAGCCGATGTAAACACCCCTTTGAACAAAGAAAAAACAGCTTTGGCAAGATTCAATGTGGCAGCCTATTCCCAGGATTCTTTTCAGGATGCAGGGTATAACAAAGGATTATTCTTCTCCGGAAGCGTTCTGTATAAAGTAAGCGACAAAACCACAGTGACACTTGATACCGAGTTCCATGCTCCGGATAAAACATTGAATGCTTATGTAAGAAACTCAGAAAAGCTGACCTTACACTCCATGAAAGACCTGGAAGTAGCCTACAAAAGAGCGTTTACTAGTAATGATATCGGCTCCAAAAGAACCAACTTTGTAACGATGGCTGAGGTTACCCATAAATTCAATGACCAGTGGACGTCAAGGACATCTTACCAAAGAGGAGAAGCCAATGAAAGCGAATCTATCTTTTTAGTACTCAGATATCTGAATAATAATCAGGTAGAAAGAATGATCCGTCCTTTTGACAGCTTTAAAGTGACCACAGACAATATCCAGCAGAATTTTACAGGAGATTTTAAAATAGCAGGGTTAAGAAACCGTCTGGTAGTAGGAATAGATTACTTCCAGCAAACAACAAAATATCAGTTCCCTTACTATGAGGCCAACGGATACAGTAATGTTTTCATGCCTTATGATAAAGTGAATCTCGACAGCTCTTCCGCATGGGATCCTATCTCAAGAAACAAATTCATGAATAAGGAAAGAAAATCCACAGAATCGGATATTACAAGATTCAGAACCATCAGCGGTTATATTTCCAATGTTTTAAATATCACAGATAATTTGCTGGTAATGGCCAGTTTGAGAGTAGACAGCTATAAAAATGATGATATGGTGGTAAATGGTGTAGAGATCTCTACCAAAAACGGATATCCTGAAAATAAAGTTTCCGGTTACAGCCAGACCCAGTTTTCACCAAAGTTCGGATTGGTGTATGAAATTGTAAAAGATCAGATCTCATTCTTTGCCAATTATGTGAATGGATTTAAAAACTATGCTCCATCACTGAATGAAGTGGGTATCCTGACAAAGTGGGATCCTGAACAGGGAAATCAGATTGAAACTGGTTTTAAAGTGGATCTGTTCCATAAAAAACTACTGACGACCGTGAGTTACTATAATATTAATGTTAAAAACAGACTGGTTGCAGATCCAGGCGGAATAGGAAGTATTCAGGATGGGAATATCAAAAGTCAGGGACTGGAAATAGGCATCATTGCCAACCCTTTCAAAGGATGGAATATCGTTGCCGGATATGGTTATAACGATAACAAATATGATGACCGCAGCAAAGACAGCGGAAAAAGAATTGCCTGGACTCCAAAACATGTTGCCAATCTATGGACAAGCTACAAAATTATGGATGGTGCATATGAAGGACTTGGTTTCGGAGCCGGATTTAATTTTGTAGACCAGACCTATATCAACATCACCAATCATTTTCTTGCTCCTTCTTATACTACGGTAGGTGCTACAGTTTTTTATGACAGGAAAAAATACAGAATCGGTCTGAAAATGAATAATGCGCTGAATGAAAAATACTGGAACTTCTACGGACAGCCACAGAAGCCAAGAGAAATTCTTGCCAATTTTGCATTCAAATTTTAA
- the carB gene encoding carbamoyl-phosphate synthase large subunit, producing MAKRTDIKTILVIGSGPIIIGQAAEFDYAGTQACLSLKEEGYKVILINSNPATIMTDVEIADKVYIEPISLQFVSHIIRKERPDALLPTLGGQTGLNMAVELEKSGILEECKVEVLGTKLSAINRAEDRDLFRELMRELNEPVPESDIVNTVEGALAFADEIGYPVIVRPAFTMGGTGGGIASTEAELKEIAELGLKHSPVTQCLIEKSIAGFKEIEYEVMRDANDNAIVVCNMENIDPVGVHTGDSIVVAPSQTLSDREYQLLRNASLKIIRALGIEGGCNVQLALDPHSFDYYIIEVNPRVSRSSALASKATGYPIAKIAAKIAVGLTLDEIMNPVTGKTYACFEPALDYVVTKFPRFPFDKFETADRRLSTQMKATGEVMAIGRNLEESLQKAIRSLETGIKHLGLKTKQAQALTAEEIERRIRVCDDERLFIIGDALRRGYDWEQIVEWSKIDKFFIWKLKKLVDFEKVIADNKFDKETLIEAKRLGFADINIAVLWDVKEREVFNFRKENGIMPVYKMVDTCAAEFESETPYFYGTYEEENESVVSDKEKIIVLGSGPIRIGQGVEFDYATVHSVWAIKEMGYEAIIINNNPETVSTDFSISDKLYFEPLTEEDVMNIIELEKPKGVVVQFGGQTAINLADKLAAHGVQILGTSLEDLDRAENRDKFEKALQELGIPQPKGRTSTSKEEAIKIANEIGYPVLVRPSYVLGGRAMEIVYAEAELAHYMENAVEASPEHPVLVDKYMVGKEIEVDAICDGETVVIPGIMEHIERAGVHSGDSIAVYPPQNISQSEIDTLVDYTQRLAKGLNVIGLMNIQYVLFEGNVYVIEVNPRSSRTVPFLSKITEVPMANLATKAILGQKLKDLGYENGLVPNKEGVFVKVPVFSFSKLTKVDISLGPEMKSTGEVMGKDTTLEKALYKGLVAAGRKVPMHGSILFTVADKHKDEAAALAARFHEVGFRIWATEGTAKFFEEKGIPCKIGYKIGEESVNLIDLIQKGKVQYVVNTTTKGKQAERDGFQIRRMSVENGVPCLTSMDTVEAILKVIESMSFKMETM from the coding sequence ATGGCAAAACGTACAGATATAAAAACAATTTTAGTAATCGGTTCAGGACCTATCATCATTGGTCAGGCTGCTGAATTTGATTACGCAGGAACGCAGGCTTGTCTGTCTCTGAAAGAAGAAGGCTACAAGGTAATTTTGATCAACTCAAACCCTGCAACGATCATGACGGATGTGGAAATCGCTGATAAAGTATATATCGAGCCGATTTCATTACAGTTTGTAAGCCACATCATCAGAAAAGAACGTCCGGATGCTTTATTACCAACTCTTGGAGGCCAGACAGGTCTGAATATGGCGGTAGAACTGGAGAAATCAGGAATTCTTGAAGAGTGCAAAGTGGAAGTATTGGGAACCAAGCTTTCTGCCATCAACAGAGCAGAAGACAGAGACCTTTTCCGTGAGCTGATGAGAGAACTGAACGAGCCGGTACCGGAATCTGATATTGTCAATACGGTAGAAGGAGCGCTTGCTTTCGCAGATGAAATCGGATATCCTGTAATTGTTCGTCCTGCCTTTACAATGGGTGGTACCGGAGGTGGTATCGCTTCCACAGAAGCTGAATTGAAAGAAATCGCTGAATTGGGATTAAAACACAGCCCGGTTACACAGTGTCTTATCGAAAAATCAATCGCAGGTTTCAAAGAAATTGAATACGAAGTAATGCGTGATGCAAACGACAACGCCATTGTGGTTTGTAACATGGAAAATATAGACCCTGTAGGTGTTCACACAGGAGATTCAATCGTAGTAGCACCTTCTCAGACGCTTTCAGACAGAGAATATCAGTTACTGAGAAATGCTTCACTGAAAATCATCAGAGCATTAGGAATTGAAGGTGGATGTAACGTACAGTTAGCTTTGGATCCGCATTCATTCGATTACTATATCATCGAAGTAAACCCTAGAGTTTCCCGTTCATCAGCATTGGCAAGTAAAGCAACAGGTTACCCGATTGCAAAGATTGCTGCGAAGATCGCAGTTGGATTAACTCTGGATGAAATCATGAACCCGGTAACAGGAAAAACATACGCATGTTTTGAGCCGGCTCTTGACTATGTGGTAACGAAATTCCCAAGATTCCCATTCGATAAATTCGAAACGGCAGACAGAAGACTTTCTACTCAGATGAAAGCAACTGGTGAAGTAATGGCGATCGGAAGAAACCTGGAAGAATCTTTACAAAAAGCGATCCGTTCATTAGAAACAGGAATCAAACATTTAGGATTAAAAACAAAGCAGGCTCAGGCACTTACTGCTGAAGAAATCGAAAGAAGAATCAGAGTATGTGATGACGAAAGATTATTCATCATCGGAGATGCTTTAAGAAGAGGATACGACTGGGAGCAGATTGTAGAATGGAGTAAAATCGACAAGTTCTTTATCTGGAAACTAAAAAAACTGGTTGATTTCGAAAAAGTAATCGCTGACAACAAATTTGATAAAGAAACCCTGATTGAAGCGAAGAGATTAGGTTTCGCAGACATCAATATCGCTGTTCTTTGGGATGTAAAAGAGCGTGAGGTTTTCAACTTCAGAAAAGAAAACGGAATCATGCCGGTTTACAAAATGGTAGACACTTGTGCTGCTGAATTTGAAAGTGAAACACCTTACTTCTATGGAACCTACGAAGAAGAAAACGAAAGTGTTGTTTCAGACAAAGAAAAAATCATCGTACTAGGTTCAGGACCTATCAGAATCGGACAAGGTGTTGAGTTTGATTACGCAACCGTTCACTCGGTATGGGCAATCAAAGAAATGGGTTACGAAGCGATTATCATCAACAACAACCCTGAGACAGTTTCTACAGACTTCTCAATTTCAGATAAACTTTACTTCGAACCGCTTACAGAAGAAGATGTAATGAACATCATCGAGCTTGAAAAACCAAAAGGAGTAGTGGTACAGTTCGGAGGGCAGACAGCGATTAACCTTGCCGATAAACTAGCCGCTCACGGAGTACAGATCTTAGGAACTTCACTGGAAGATCTTGACAGAGCTGAAAACAGAGATAAGTTTGAAAAAGCACTTCAGGAGCTTGGAATTCCTCAGCCAAAAGGAAGAACTTCAACTTCGAAAGAAGAAGCTATAAAAATTGCCAACGAAATCGGATATCCGGTATTGGTACGTCCAAGCTACGTTCTTGGAGGTAGAGCAATGGAAATTGTATACGCAGAAGCAGAACTGGCTCACTACATGGAAAATGCAGTAGAAGCAAGCCCTGAGCACCCTGTATTGGTAGACAAATACATGGTAGGAAAGGAAATTGAAGTAGATGCAATCTGTGACGGTGAAACGGTAGTGATTCCTGGAATTATGGAGCACATCGAAAGAGCAGGGGTTCACTCCGGAGACTCAATCGCGGTATATCCTCCACAGAATATCTCTCAGAGTGAAATCGATACTTTGGTAGATTATACGCAGAGACTGGCAAAAGGACTGAATGTTATCGGATTAATGAATATCCAGTACGTTCTTTTCGAAGGAAATGTATATGTAATCGAAGTAAACCCTCGTTCTTCAAGAACAGTTCCTTTCTTATCTAAAATCACAGAAGTTCCAATGGCGAATCTTGCTACAAAGGCAATTCTGGGACAAAAACTGAAAGATTTAGGCTACGAAAACGGATTAGTTCCAAACAAAGAAGGAGTATTTGTAAAAGTGCCGGTATTCTCTTTCTCAAAACTAACGAAAGTTGATATCTCTTTAGGCCCTGAAATGAAGTCTACAGGAGAAGTTATGGGAAAAGATACAACCCTTGAAAAAGCACTTTACAAAGGATTGGTAGCAGCGGGAAGAAAAGTTCCTATGCACGGATCTATCCTGTTCACAGTAGCTGATAAGCATAAAGATGAAGCAGCAGCTCTTGCAGCAAGATTCCATGAAGTTGGATTCAGAATCTGGGCTACGGAAGGTACTGCGAAGTTCTTCGAAGAAAAAGGAATCCCTTGCAAGATCGGATACAAAATAGGAGAAGAAAGTGTAAATCTTATCGACCTGATCCAGAAAGGAAAAGTTCAGTATGTTGTGAATACCACTACAAAAGGTAAGCAGGCAGAAAGAGACGGATTCCAGATCAGAAGAATGAGTGTGGAAAACGGTGTTCCTTGTTTAACTTCAATGGATACGGTAGAAGCAATTCTAAAAGTAATCGAAAGCATGAGCTTCAAAATGGAGACAATGTAA
- a CDS encoding carbamoyl phosphate synthase small subunit, producing MKKKLILESGEVFHGEGFGAELETAGEVVFNTGMTGYQELISDPSYCGQIVCMTYPLIGNYGINRDDYESIEPAIKGLIVKELCDLPSNFRTQITLDELFKKKNLSGISGIDTRRLTRVLRNHGVVKGKIVNADADETAVASELKSTTFPTNQVEEVSTKTPYANPNRGFKVVLVDFGAKLGIIRELSQRNCDIIVVSQDTTAEEILLMNPDGIMLSNGPGDPEDVPHALDMIRGLLGKVPIFGICLGHQLIGLACGAKTFKLKFGHRGGNHPVLDLEKNTVAITSQNHGYAVDQESLKGTDLIETHIALNDRTNEGLKHKIHPCFSVQYHPEASPGPEDANYLFDEFIQMMEDFKK from the coding sequence ATGAAGAAAAAATTAATACTGGAGTCCGGTGAAGTGTTTCATGGAGAAGGTTTCGGAGCAGAATTGGAAACTGCAGGGGAAGTAGTTTTCAATACCGGAATGACAGGGTATCAGGAATTGATTTCTGACCCATCGTATTGCGGTCAGATAGTTTGTATGACCTATCCGCTTATCGGGAATTATGGTATTAACCGTGATGATTATGAAAGTATCGAGCCGGCAATCAAAGGGCTTATCGTAAAAGAACTTTGCGATCTTCCTTCCAATTTCCGTACTCAGATCACTTTAGATGAATTATTTAAAAAGAAAAACCTTTCAGGAATTTCAGGAATCGACACCAGAAGACTGACAAGAGTTCTTCGTAACCATGGAGTAGTAAAAGGAAAAATTGTAAATGCTGATGCTGACGAAACGGCAGTAGCTTCTGAATTGAAATCAACAACTTTCCCTACCAATCAGGTTGAGGAGGTTTCTACAAAAACACCTTATGCTAATCCAAACAGAGGTTTCAAAGTAGTATTGGTAGATTTCGGAGCCAAACTGGGAATTATCAGAGAACTGTCTCAGAGAAACTGTGACATCATCGTGGTTTCTCAGGATACCACAGCAGAAGAAATCCTGTTGATGAATCCGGACGGAATTATGTTGTCAAACGGTCCTGGTGACCCTGAAGATGTACCCCATGCTTTAGACATGATCAGAGGATTATTAGGAAAAGTCCCAATCTTCGGAATCTGTTTAGGACACCAGTTAATTGGTCTTGCTTGTGGAGCCAAAACTTTCAAACTGAAATTCGGACACAGAGGAGGAAACCACCCGGTATTGGATCTGGAGAAAAATACAGTAGCCATTACTTCTCAAAACCACGGATATGCGGTAGATCAGGAAAGTTTAAAAGGGACAGACCTTATCGAAACGCACATCGCCCTGAATGACAGAACAAACGAAGGATTAAAACACAAAATCCACCCTTGCTTCTCCGTTCAGTATCACCCTGAAGCGAGCCCTGGTCCTGAAGATGCAAACTACCTGTTTGATGAGTTTATTCAAATGATGGAGGACTTTAAGAAATAA
- a CDS encoding aspartate carbamoyltransferase catalytic subunit has protein sequence MFTITELSTERINSILTEALAFANGKTAKIEGEVFCSNLFFEDSTRTKTSFDLAERKLGLQVVPFDASHSSVNKGESLYDTVKTIESIGVNLVVIRDKKDRYFEELKNINIPVINGGDGTGNHPSQCMLDLLTIYQEFGKFEGLKVGIVGDVKHSRVANSNAEALRRLGAKVYFSGPEQWFDEGALINGTYMSVDELIGEVDVLMLLRIQHERHDSAMSFTASEYHKRYGLTKEREKAMKKEAIIMHPAPINRGVEIDSDLVECERSRVFKQMQNGVFARMAILKGALESKGYTFK, from the coding sequence ATGTTTACGATTACAGAACTAAGCACCGAGAGAATCAACAGTATACTGACAGAAGCACTGGCTTTTGCAAACGGTAAAACTGCTAAAATTGAAGGAGAAGTTTTTTGCTCAAATCTTTTCTTCGAAGACAGTACAAGAACAAAAACAAGTTTTGATCTTGCAGAAAGAAAACTGGGACTTCAGGTAGTTCCTTTTGATGCATCACACAGTTCGGTAAACAAAGGGGAGAGTCTTTATGACACTGTAAAGACTATTGAAAGTATAGGAGTGAACCTTGTAGTAATCCGCGATAAGAAAGACAGATACTTTGAAGAACTGAAAAATATTAACATTCCGGTGATCAACGGAGGAGACGGAACAGGAAACCACCCTTCACAATGTATGCTGGATTTGCTGACTATCTATCAGGAATTCGGAAAGTTTGAAGGATTGAAAGTAGGAATTGTAGGAGATGTAAAACACAGCCGTGTAGCCAACTCAAATGCAGAGGCGCTAAGAAGACTGGGAGCCAAAGTATACTTCTCAGGACCGGAACAGTGGTTTGACGAAGGAGCTTTGATCAACGGAACTTATATGTCGGTAGATGAACTGATCGGCGAAGTGGATGTGTTAATGCTATTAAGAATCCAGCACGAAAGACATGATTCCGCAATGAGCTTCACCGCTTCAGAATACCATAAAAGATATGGTCTGACGAAAGAAAGAGAAAAGGCGATGAAAAAAGAAGCGATCATCATGCATCCGGCTCCCATCAACAGAGGAGTGGAAATAGATTCGGATCTTGTGGAATGCGAAAGATCAAGAGTTTTCAAGCAAATGCAAAACGGAGTATTCGCAAGAATGGCCATCTTAAAAGGAGCATTGGAAAGCAAAGGGTATACTTTTAAATAA
- a CDS encoding Lrp/AsnC family transcriptional regulator has product MDLKDKMILSIIQEDSTLSVKEISEKIGLTFTPTYERIKQLEKQGIIQKYVGLLNREKLGLNIVVYCNVRLKEQSKKVLETFENHIGKYDEVQEIISLSGEYDYMLKIIAKDINSYNEFAVNVISNIPNIGQYHSSIVLHEVKKSTKFKIDLE; this is encoded by the coding sequence ATGGATTTAAAAGACAAAATGATTCTCAGCATTATTCAGGAAGACTCTACATTATCGGTAAAAGAAATTTCCGAAAAGATAGGTCTTACCTTTACTCCTACGTATGAGCGAATCAAACAACTGGAGAAACAGGGGATCATTCAGAAGTATGTGGGACTTTTAAACCGTGAAAAACTGGGTTTAAATATTGTAGTCTATTGTAATGTGCGTCTCAAGGAACAATCCAAGAAAGTTTTGGAAACTTTTGAGAACCATATCGGAAAATATGATGAAGTACAGGAAATCATCAGTCTTTCCGGAGAGTACGACTATATGTTGAAGATTATTGCCAAGGACATCAATTCTTATAACGAATTTGCGGTTAATGTTATTTCAAACATTCCCAATATCGGGCAGTACCACAGTTCCATTGTCCTTCACGAGGTAAAAAAATCTACCAAATTTAAAATTGATCTGGAATAA